Proteins from a single region of Streptomyces glaucescens:
- a CDS encoding PA14 domain-containing protein, whose amino-acid sequence MNPARHSTAALSATVVLATAGGLLTTAAAPATAATSCASPVFTRQFFANTTFSGTPKKTDCDSAVNENWGTGAPASGLPRDNFGVRWTVTRDFGSGGPFTFSASAQDGIRVHLDGVRRIDLWKNVSTTAGTSVNLTIPPGRHTLRVDFVNWTGAANTRFTYAPRTSATVDKVAPLVPAGAKVTYDSATNRAKLTWSRNKEMDLAGYGVHRRLKGTTTWTKLATTTATSYTDTTLPATGATYYYEIRAHDKAGNTSKGTADQGVTTADRTAPAVPRNLTAAPGRDANALSWTAVAGAASYEVVRATAENGPYERIATLQGTAYADLDAPVDIPAAYKVRARDAAGNASAYSSPVWATRDTIAPAPPNDLKAVSEDDSGVTLGWTGSNPDTVRHLVYRASSSAGPRTRIGTTTTWNHRDITGDPGQPYVYYVTAVDAAGNESAPAQVTATRRVGPNAAPKAPSLGLARIVGDRLLLSWNQGGYVPVSGYTVYRSRSATVDTSDPANVYATTTATSLERTVAADERDYHYAVVAHSAYDVRSPASASVLPTVSAPQPPPSTTVYEVETTATQVRLVWAAVPIGPAEPEITGYRVYVSTRPGVTKADAEQVHTTPGTDLWVPTPESGRPYYFAVSAVNAAGLESELSPEVSATPGT is encoded by the coding sequence ATGAACCCAGCCAGACACTCGACCGCCGCGCTCTCCGCCACGGTCGTGCTCGCCACCGCGGGCGGCCTGCTCACCACCGCGGCCGCGCCCGCCACCGCCGCGACGAGTTGCGCCTCCCCCGTGTTCACACGGCAGTTCTTCGCCAACACCACGTTCTCCGGAACGCCGAAGAAGACCGACTGCGACAGCGCCGTCAACGAGAACTGGGGCACCGGAGCCCCTGCCTCCGGGCTGCCCCGTGACAACTTCGGTGTGCGCTGGACCGTGACCCGCGACTTCGGCTCCGGGGGCCCGTTCACCTTCTCCGCCTCCGCGCAGGACGGCATCCGTGTCCACCTCGACGGCGTCCGCAGGATCGACCTGTGGAAGAACGTCTCGACGACGGCCGGCACATCGGTCAACCTGACGATCCCGCCCGGCAGGCACACCCTGCGCGTCGACTTCGTCAACTGGACCGGCGCCGCGAACACCAGGTTCACGTACGCGCCGCGCACATCCGCCACCGTCGACAAGGTCGCCCCGCTCGTCCCCGCCGGCGCCAAGGTCACCTACGACTCCGCCACCAACAGGGCGAAACTCACCTGGTCCAGGAACAAGGAGATGGACCTCGCCGGCTACGGGGTCCACCGCCGGCTCAAGGGCACCACCACCTGGACGAAGCTCGCCACGACCACCGCGACCTCGTACACCGACACCACCCTGCCGGCCACCGGCGCGACGTACTACTACGAGATCCGCGCCCACGACAAGGCCGGCAACACCTCGAAGGGCACCGCGGACCAGGGCGTGACCACCGCCGACCGCACCGCGCCCGCGGTCCCGCGGAACCTGACGGCCGCCCCCGGCCGGGACGCCAACGCGCTGAGCTGGACCGCGGTGGCGGGCGCGGCCTCCTACGAGGTGGTCCGCGCGACCGCCGAGAACGGCCCCTACGAACGGATCGCCACGCTCCAGGGGACCGCGTACGCCGACCTGGACGCCCCGGTCGACATTCCCGCCGCCTACAAGGTGCGCGCGCGGGACGCGGCCGGGAACGCGTCCGCGTACTCGTCCCCCGTGTGGGCCACCCGTGACACGATCGCGCCTGCCCCGCCGAACGACCTGAAGGCGGTCTCCGAGGACGACTCCGGGGTCACCCTGGGCTGGACCGGGAGCAACCCGGACACCGTGCGCCACCTCGTCTACCGGGCCTCGTCGTCGGCCGGTCCGCGCACCCGGATCGGCACCACGACCACCTGGAACCACCGCGACATCACGGGGGACCCCGGACAGCCCTACGTCTACTACGTGACCGCCGTGGACGCGGCGGGCAACGAGTCGGCGCCGGCACAGGTGACCGCCACCCGACGGGTCGGCCCGAACGCCGCGCCCAAGGCGCCCTCCCTCGGTCTGGCCCGGATCGTCGGCGACCGGCTCCTCCTCTCGTGGAACCAGGGCGGCTACGTCCCCGTCTCCGGCTACACCGTCTACCGCTCCCGCAGCGCCACCGTGGACACCTCCGACCCGGCGAACGTGTACGCCACCACCACCGCCACCTCCCTGGAGCGCACGGTCGCCGCCGACGAGCGTGACTACCACTACGCCGTCGTCGCCCACTCCGCCTACGACGTGCGCTCCCCCGCCTCCGCCTCCGTGCTGCCGACGGTGAGCGCGCCGCAGCCGCCCCCGTCCACCACGGTGTACGAGGTCGAGACCACCGCCACGCAGGTCCGCCTGGTCTGGGCCGCCGTGCCGATCGGGCCCGCGGAGCCGGAGATCACGGGATACCGCGTCTACGTCTCCACCCGGCCCGGCGTCACCAAGGCCGACGCCGAGCAGGTCCACACCACGCCCGGCACCGACCTGTGGGTGCCCACCCCGGAGTCGGGCCGCCCGTACTACTTCGCCGTGTCCGCGGTCAACGCGGCCGGCCTGGAGTCGGAGCTGTCGCCCGAGGTCTCGGCGACACCCGGCACCTGA
- a CDS encoding HAD family hydrolase, with protein sequence MTDKAQDLLDWTPDAVVFDCDGTLMDSERHWQEARIRAFREYGLQPPPGFAAQATGLHYEDCGRLMARSVHKPELVEGLTAALLDHFLALVTDEPATMPGATQLVRLLSGRLPLAVASNCPRVVVEGSLTRAGLREHFQYIVVPDAGDGIRPKPHPDVYAVAARLCGVPPQRALAVEDTLTGVEAARRAGLRVLGVGPRPEGDGAVRADLWLPALHAPELLDWARSCDHRGSAPEP encoded by the coding sequence GTGACCGACAAGGCACAAGATCTGCTCGACTGGACTCCCGACGCCGTCGTCTTCGACTGCGACGGGACCCTGATGGACAGCGAACGACACTGGCAGGAAGCCCGCATTCGGGCCTTCCGGGAGTACGGGCTCCAGCCGCCGCCCGGATTCGCGGCCCAGGCCACGGGCCTGCACTACGAGGACTGCGGCCGGCTGATGGCGCGCTCGGTGCACAAGCCGGAACTGGTGGAAGGCCTGACGGCCGCGCTCCTCGACCACTTCCTGGCACTCGTCACCGACGAACCGGCGACGATGCCGGGCGCGACCCAGCTCGTCCGGCTGCTCTCCGGCCGGCTGCCGCTCGCGGTGGCCAGCAACTGCCCGAGGGTGGTCGTGGAAGGCAGCCTGACCCGAGCCGGACTGCGTGAGCACTTCCAGTACATCGTCGTCCCCGACGCCGGGGACGGCATCCGCCCCAAACCGCACCCGGACGTCTACGCCGTGGCGGCCCGGCTCTGCGGTGTCCCCCCGCAGCGGGCGCTGGCCGTCGAGGACACCCTGACCGGAGTGGAAGCGGCCCGCCGCGCCGGACTGCGGGTCCTGGGCGTCGGCCCCCGGCCGGAAGGTGACGGCGCCGTCCGGGCCGACCTGTGGTTACCGGCACTGCACGCTCCCGAACTGCTCGACTGGGCCCGCTCCTGCGACCACCGCGGGTCGGCGCCGGAGCCGTAG